The genomic DNA TAAAGCAAATGAGCTAATTAACTCATCTGAAATATTTGTAGGTCCAGGAACAACTTGTGAAACTTTTGTAAGATCTATTACAAAAACTATTAATGTTTTATATACCAATGGAATGGAAATAGCAAGAATAGCCAACAACTCACCAAATGTTAAAAATGTTGTAATAATTGGTGGTAGATTAAGACCACAATCAACTGCAATGTGCGGACCAATTGCTAATAGAATATTAGAGAGTTTAAAATTCTCTCAATCTTTTATAACTGTAACTAATCTTGATAAAAATTTATATCTATACAATAATCATGAAGATGAAGCAGAATTTGTTAATAATTTAATTAATTTAACAAATGAAACTATTTGTTTGATTGATTCAACTAAAATTAGTAAAGTTGAAAAGGGAAATTTAATATGCAATATTGATAGAATTAATATTTTAGTATTAGATGAACCTCTAGAAAGAGACTTACTAAGAAAAATCTCTATAACTACAAAGGTTGTTTAAAAATGATAAAAAATGATAATTTTTTATCATTTTTTATTTTCCTGTGTTAATCTTTAAGTGGAAAGGAAAGTATAAATGAACAAAATTATAGTATATATAAATAATAAAATAGATAAAGAGTATGAAAATTTTTTATTAGAAAATATTAAATCTCAAAACTTTGATATTACATTTCAAAAGGAGATTAGTATATTTAATGACTTAAATAAATTAAGTGATAATTTAAATCAAAAAAAATTAGATAGAGTAATTGTTATTGATGATTTTGGAACTTTACCATTTATGATTATGGCTCAAAAAAAAGGAGTTGTAGTAGCTCAAATATCAGATTATCATTCTGGGAAGATGACAATTCAACATAATAATTCAAACGTCTTATCATTAGGTTTTTCTATAATAGGTAAAGAGAATATGTTAAATGTAATTGATGCATATTTAAGTGCTACTTTTGAAGCTGGAAGACATATGGTAAGAATTAATATGTTAGAAAATATGTTGGAGGGACAATAAAATGAGAATTGCAATAGGATGTGATCACATTGTTACAGATATTAAAGATAAAATAATTGAAATGTTAAAAGCTAATAAAATTGAGGTAATTGATTGTGGAACTAATGATTTTAACAGAACTCATTATCCAATATATGGTCATCAAGTTGCTGTAAATGTAGTAACAAAAAAAGCTGACTTTGGAATTGTAATTTGTGGAACTGGAGTTGGAATTACAAATAGTGCTCAAAAAGTTAAAGGAGCAAGAGTAGTTCTTGCAAAAGATGTTTTGACAGCTATTGATGCTAGGCAAAAATATGATGCAAATGTTGTTGGCTTTGGAGGTCGAATTATTGGTATTGGTTTAATGTATGAGATTATTGAAAGTTTTATACAAGCTAAGTATCTAAGTAAAAATGATGCTTTAATTAATCAAATTAATCAAATTATTGAAAAAGAAAATTATGATAGTAAAATTTTTGATGAAGAAAAACACAAGTGAGATCAGGGATTTTATAATTAACTACTATAGTTACAAATACATAACATGAAATCAAAAATTATATTTAGTATAGTAGTAATTATTAAAAAAATATAATCTAATTCTAAGATTTGAGTCATGTAGATAATAAACGATTATGTCCTAAAATAAAAGATTTATCTAATAAAATAGATCTTGTATTCTTTCTTTCTCTATCAAAAAAATTTATTTATTTTCTCTCCAAGGAAAATCAGTTTTGGGTATTTTAGTAGTCTCAAAATACTAATTAAATTGAATTTTTTATTTGCATGTAAATGCTCATCTTCAATTTGAATAAGAATGTAAATATCACTCCCAATTAACGTATAATGTTCTTTATTACTTATCTCCATAATCATTAATTTTAACTTTGTCTTAAAGTAAATTGGAGTAAAACTTTGCTTATAAATCACTTATCTTTTTAAAATTAATACTAGGATCATTATTATTAATTTTTTTCACTTCAATAAAAAAACTTGGTCAAATTTTCTAGTTATTAATTCTAATTGAACTATAAGGGTATTTAAAAATCTTGATTGTATTCTTGAATAAGATGGGGCAAATAATTATTTAATTGTTCCATATTTTTAAATCTAAAGTTCTAATTACTTTGGTTATATTATTTGCAAAGTCCCGAAAGTTCTTTCAACTAATGCTTTTTTAAGGGCTAGAAGTCGTTTCGTATTCACTCCTAAGGAGTGGAAAAATAAATTGTAATTGAGTATTTGAAAACACTATCATTAAAGAGATTGCCATTATTTTTACTCTAAAAACATCTTGATTATCAGTAAAATTAATTTTTGGTAAATCTTAATGTTTAAAGACTTCTTTATAGATATTATAATAACTTTCAGTAGTTTCTTGCTTACTGAAATAGCCTGCCAAAATCTTTTTACTAGCTTTATCAATTATAATATTCAAATGACATTTTAAGTTTTTAATTCATTGATGATTTGAAACATTAGTTTCATATATCTCTCCAAATTTTATAATTTCCTTTTGCGTAGGATGGGGCTTCGTTCCTTTAAATTTTTACGAATATCTTTTTTTGTTTTTCTGTTAAGAGTATCAATTAAAATATTTTCTTCTATTAATATGTCTCTAATTGCAAAGTAACTTATTTTTCTTTTTGAATTTATTTCTCAATAATGTTTAATAATAAAGTCATAATATTTAGTTTGAAATAATTGAATTATTTCATCTTTAAATAACTGTTGAATTTTATTTATAGGTATTTTATTGGTATTTTTATGAATAAAAGCTTTTGCTCCAATCTCTTGATATTTTTTAAGTTTTTTTCTTTTGTGTCTAACACAATAACCTAATTTATGGACTGTATTTTTAATAGAGTCTTTTCTTAAAGATAATTGCTTAATTAATCATAATTGCTCTTGTTTCATGGTATTTAATAGTAGTCCTTTCATAAAACATTCATTTATTGATTATAAAGGAGGACAAAGTCGCTTGTTAATATGTAGGGACATAATTGCTTATTACTCATAATTTAATTATTTTCTCTCATTAAAAAAATTATTTTTTTTATTATATTAGTATATAATGAAAGTGGTTATGAATTTAACTACAGAAAGGTATTAATAAAAGGGTAGGAAATATGAAATTTTTATTATCATCATTTGCTGTTAGCACTTTATTAGTAGCACCAGTAACATCAGTATCATTTGGTCTACAAGTACAAGAAAATAAAAATGAATTAGTTTTGTATAATAATGAATTAAATTATCCTGATTTATTTTGAAATAATAACTCAGGGTTTGTTACAGATTCATTATCAAAAGGGTGATCTGGTGGAGCAGCTTCTAAAGAAACTACAAAAGTATTTTTAGGAAATATTTCAAAATTTGGAATAAATTACAATGATCTTGAAAATTATAAATCTGGAGCAACACAAGGTGATTTTTCATTTGAGTTTAAAGATGGAAAAAAAAGAGTTGAAAAAAAAGAGATACATATTACAAGTATGGGTGAACAATCAACTCCAGAGGGAAAACATTATTTATTTCAGGGAGATTGAAATGATTCAAGCACTTCGGGATGAGCTTATCAAGGTGGAGAAATTAAAAACTCTGTATTAATAAATAAAGAGGGCGATGTATTTTTATGGTCACGATTATGAGCTAAATCTACAGGAGCTGTTACTTATACTACAACAAAAGTAAATATCAAAACTGTCAAATTAGAAAGTTAATAAATAAATAGCCTTTTATTTCATATATAAAGGCTATTTATTTATTAAAACTTTTAATATATTTGGAGGAATTATGGAAATTTTAAATATTAGTAAAATTTTTAAAAAAAATGTTGGTGTAAAGAATGTCACACTAAAAATAAATAAGGGAGACTTAATAGGGCTGATAGGTCCTAATGGAGCAGGTAAAACTACACTAATGAAATTAATTTTTGGTGAAATAATACCTGATAAAGGAGTAATAAAATTGCAAGATGATGAACTTTTGTCATATTTTCCTGATAGTAATAATATACCTTTAAATATGAAGGCTAATGAGTATATTGAATATATAGGATTTTTAAATTCTCTTTCAAAAAAAGATGTGGAAGAGTCTAAAGAAAAATTGTATAAAATATTTGATTTTAAAGTATATGAAAATAAATATTTAAAAGATTTATCAGCTGGACTAAAAAAAACACTAATTTTAATTGGAACTTTAATTATCAAACCAAATATTTTATTTTTAGATGAGCCAACAGCAAATTTGGATTTAGAAAGTAAAATTAATTTTTTAAACGTAATTAGGAAATTAATAGATTTTAATATTACTATTATATTTACTACTCATCTTTTTGAAGAAATTAAAGGTTTGATTAATAGAGTTGTGCTAATTAGCGACGGGATTATAAAATTAGATAAAAAAATTGATAATAACACTAATATAGAGGAATTGTATAAGTCAATAACTAATAAAAAAACAGTAGATTTAGAAGAATTTGGAGAGTTTTGAGGTAATAAGAAATAATGAAAAATTTTATTATTTATAAATTTCAATTTAAAAATATTATTAGAAATAAAACGTTAATTATTTTCTCAAGTATTACTTTTGTATTAACAGCTTTTTTTTCATTGCTAATAGTAATTGCAAGTCCAACAGTTAATAATTTCTATACTAGATCTTTTGGTTTGTACTTTACTTTTAAAATGATAATACAAATTATTTGTATTGGTATATTTGAAGCATTTTTAGTTTATTTCTTATTCTATAAGCAATTTAATGATGGATTAGTTAAAATTGAAATAAGAGCTAAAATTAAATATAGGAATATTTTTTTACAAAGATTGCTATTAAATAAGTCACTATCATCTTTATTTATTTCAACTATGTTTATTTTAGATTTACTAATAGCTAGTTTCAGAATTAAATCTGCTGACCAATTAATTATTAATAAATTATTATATGCTTATTTATTTATTATTTTATTTGATCTTTTTATTAATTTTTTTGTTCTACTAATTTTATCTATTTCTAATATCCCAGTATTTTTTACTCTTATAATGTTTACAACATTAGTTACTTCATTCTCCTCTTTAATTGATAGTATTGGATATATGAAAACAATAGATATAAATGATAAACATAATGTCGGAAAATCTGATTTGGCGATGAGTTATAGTATTTCTAATTTTGAAGATAAGTATGTATATGATTTTTATAAAGTTACTAATAATAGTAATTTATTAGATGAATTTTATGAGCAATATATTTATTATATAAATCAAGAAAAATTTAATTCAGAAAAAGGTTTTATATATTTACAATTTAATGATGCTTTTAAGCCACCTAAAATAGTGGAAACTATAAATAAATTATTTGAAAATGATAGTACTTATAAAATTACAGAAAATGATTCAAAGGAAATTAATTTTTTACCAAGCCAAAATATTAATAAATTTAAATTTACATATTTTTACAAATTTAAATTAGATAAATCCTTAACAAAACTTTATGAGTTAGCTAATCAATCCAATAATGAAGATGCTATTTTATATTTACCAATTTTTAAATATTTAGCGGATATTGAATATCCAACTATGAAATCAATGATGATTTCAGCACCGCAGTCATCAAAAATAACTAGTCCTTTTATTAAAGAAGACAATAATATAATTGCTTGAAATAGTGGTTTATTTAAAGACACTATAAAATATTTTAATAATAATTTTGCTGCTTATTTATGTTCTTATATAGTTTTAAATTATATGAGAACAATGTTTTCTATATCATACGATTTGATTTATAGTGATTATGAATTAAAAAATGTAATACCAAGTCAAATTAGAAGTAATCTATACTTCAACCCTTTATCACATGTCTCATCAATGCTAGCAGGAAAAGGAAAAAATAAATTTATAACAGATAAAGTAAATGTCTTTTCAAATCCTTTAAATTTTAATTTTGTTAATACTACTAAAGAATTACAATATGAAGAAAATTCTAACCATTACTTAAGTAATATTTTAATAGATAAGGAATTAAAACAAAATGAAATTCAATATAAGCCCGATTTCATTGAAAATACAAAATATAAAACTTATTTTCAATTAATTAAAAGTCTAAAATTTAAATCAATATTATATATATGAGTGTTATTTTTATTCTATTTTATTTTAGGAATAATATTTTTATTATTGAGTTTTCTTTTTATGAAAAAAAGAATATATATTTAATTAACTAAATTCTACTATTAATTCTTATGGAACTTAAATAAAAGAAAATTTATATTAGGGCTTATTTCAATTAAAAAAATATAGCAGAATAAGGTAAATATAAAACGCTTTTAAATATGGTTAATGAGTTTGGATTATTTCAAAAAAATTAGTTGTTCCTTTAGCTTCGATAATAACTTAGATTTTAATATTGCTTTAGATATAATGAGATTTGCCTTAAGTACTTCTATAGTAGGAGAATATGAAAGTCCAAAATAGACACGTGAAATGATTGTTAAATCAATTGCAAATGGTCTTTAAAATTTTCTATTCTTTTTTTATATTTTTTCGTTTCATTAAGAGGGGGTTAAAATTAAAATCAAGTGTTCTATTCTTGCCTGCTTATAATTATAATTAATCTTCGTGGAGGAGGCAAACACTTTTTTAATAAATAATATTTTTCATTTATAGCTGTTAATTTTAATTGCTTACTTTCTTTGCATTTTTAATTTATATATTTAAAAAGTTTAACCCCTAATCTTTACTTAGAAATAAGTAAGTTTTAAATTTTATACTAATGAATTCTTCATTATTTATATTGTATTTTTATATTTAGATATGCAAAACTTGATTTTAAGATTTTAAATCTAAATATCTTGCTTTTTTATTATAATGTGATATTTTTTCAATCTATTGTTTTTTGGCCTAAAGAATGAAAATCCTTTTAATGAGACAGGAGGTTTATTTTTTTTAGGGTTTTTACTCTAAAACAAAGATTAAATTATTTTCTTCTTATTTTATTTCTTTAGCCTTTTTCATAAACTTAATTTGCTTATTAATTGTATCTCTTTTGTTTCCAATTATAAAATATCTTGCTTTTTGATAAATAAAATTATTAATTAGAAATACATTTTTAGAGTCTATCTCTATAAAATCAAAGTTTTCAATATTATTTTTAATTCAATAATTAGTTTCTTCAAATATAAAGGGCATTAGATTTTTTATAAAATTTAGATATTGATTTTTTTCATCCATATTATTAATATTTAATAAATCAAATTTTTCATTAAAATATTTCAATAATAAATTTGCATTTTCTGAGTTAATTGAGAGTATAGATATTTCTGGTGATAAAATAGATATTCTACAAAAGGGATTCCCTAAATCTTCAGTATATCTTAAATATAAATACTCTCCACTAAGCTCATTTATTAAAAAATTACCATTTTTGTTATATAAAATGTAATGATTTAAATTTAAAAAACATGATTCTACATAACTACAAGCTATACTAATTTTTTCTTTAAGTAGTTTCTCTTCAAATTTTTCTAATTTACTTGAATAATCTATATTAGTATCAATATTATTAATAAATTCATTAAAAAATTCTTTCCTTTTCTTAATTAATAATCTCACTTCACTTGGAAGTAAATTAGTCTGATCTCATTTTTTATTATTTTTATTTTTTACATAATGTCTTACAAGTCATAATAAAATATTAAAATTATTACTCTTAAAACTATCATTATTAATATTTCTTTTTCATATTTTTTTAATATTATTATTTTTACTATAAAACTTATTTGTAACACTTTTTTTTATTAATTTATAAAAGTACTCATTTCTAAGTTCATTTGATAATATTCAAAATGCCAATACATATTTTCATTTAAATTTTTTTTTCCATTTCTTAGACTTACAAGCAACTATAATTTCTCCTATTTCACTTTCAATAGTGGAGATTGATTCTTCAAATTCAGATGGATCTAAAGAATCATTTTCAGCAAATATTGAGTCATAATATTTATAATATTGAAATAGTTCTGAATCTAATTCGTATTCTGAATTATATTTTTTCTCATTTACAAAGTATATATTTAGTTTTGTTTTACTTTTATTGTATGTAAATTTTTTTAATAAAGCTTTTTGAAAATAATGTTGCTTATTTTTTGGACTACTCATTTTTTCACCTTAATTATTATATAAAAATATTAAAAAATTAGAAGAAATATCTAAAAAATTATTTAATATTAAAAGATAATAGACAACCTTAAATAGACTTGCACTTGATTTTAAATCAACTGTAAATAGTCTCTTTTTTATTATAAATATAATCTTGAAGGTTATTTCTTTTTGAAATTAATTCTTTGAACTTAGTTTTAAAATCTCCAATGAATCAAAACTATTTCCATAATTTTTGAAGAAAATATCTTTATATCATCCATTTAAAGATTTAGTAGGAGAATTGTGTTTAAATCCAACATCAGACATTGACAATGTAAGATTATTTGATTTATTAAATAATCTCTTAACAATAAAAGAAGTATTTACAGTTCTCTATTTGAATGATTGATTGCTATACTAAATTGGCAATAACAATTTTCTCAACTTGTAATAAAACATTATAAACAACTATACTATTTTCTGAATTCTGAATTCTGAATTCTTAAAATCAAAAGATATCCTTTGTCTAGTATATCAATCAAAGGCAAATTAACCCAATATTTTTACTTTTTTATTGCTAATATTTAAATGTATTCAAGAACCATCTAAACTAATCTTTTGATATTTATATTCGTGCATATAGTTTTGAACTATAAGATCAGGAGCAACATTGCCTCTAGTTTCACCTTTGTATTTTTTTGGTCTATTCAAATGCTTTAAGTTAATATTTTTTCTAGCTTTTAATATCATTTATAATTTTGTAACTAACATTAATATTTCAATTATCTACAATTCAATGACTTATGATCCTACTTCCAACACTACCATTTTTTTAATGAATTTATTAATACTTGCAATTGTTTGTTTATTCTATTTTCTATTATACTTAATATTTTACCAATTAATAAAGCCTCAATATTTTTATTTTTTCATCTATAATATTAAACTTTATTAACGTATAAAGCTTCACATTTTTCTTTGGCTGATAAAGTAGTGTCTTTAAAATCAAAATAAATAAAATTAAATGCTTTATTCTTTCATGTCTTCTTCGGGTTATAATCACAATCTGATTCTGTGTCATGTATGTGCAAGAAGAGAAGACATACAAATTTCAAAAAGCTGATATTTTACTTTTCCTTTATAACTTTTGATTTTAATTGCTCATTTTCTTTTTGTTTTTTTAAGTTCCTCTTTCAAAAGTTTTAACTCTGAATCTTTGCTCATAAATAAGTTAGTCACACATTCTCTATTAATGAATGTCTCATTATTTATATTGTATTTTTTATTCAAAGTAGTACAATTTTCCTCCAAATTTTAAATCTAAATCACTTGCTATTTTTTTATGACCTTCTACATTTCGATATTTTTCTAATGCTATTCTTTTTAAATTCTCATCTATTATTTTGGTATAAAAAATGACAACCTTTCTATTGAGACTATTAGTCTCTTTAAGGTCCTCTATTCTAAGTTAAAAAATAATTTGCAAATATTAAACTTTGTTTACAAATAATTTATTTATAAATCAAAGTTGTTATTGCAAAAAACATTTAAAAGTAGTAGAAACTATCAAATAAATATTAAGAAATAGAATAAAAACTTTTTATAAAGTATAATTTATGGTTCTACAATAATATTTAAGTATTTGGATTTAAATTTTAGTAGTAAAAATCTTCTAATCATAATGATGTTTTTAAAGTTAAAGCCCTGCAACTATAAAATGCAAAAGAATAAGATAGTTAGCGCAGAAAAAAATATCCAGTACTCTAAAATGTTTGAATATAAAAAAACTTAAAAAATATGGATATATTTTCTCAGAGGATATCACAGAAAAATAATAGCTTGATGCATATTATATACCTGCACTATTTTATTATGTAAATACTAAAAAAGTTTATGGTTTGATAATTGAAAATATTAAAGCTAAGAAATTAGCACTAAAATACTTTTAAATATGTTTAATGAGTTTGTTACATTTAATCAAAACTCAATTATTAACTATAATAATGATACAGAGTTTAAGTCTTCTTATCAATGTTATTTAGACACAATATTATTTGGTTTTAATTTAATTATATCAATAGTAGACAGATCAACATACAATGAATATCTTGAAGGTTTTTGGAAGTGCCACTAAAAGAGAAGTAATAAAGTAGATTTATAAATATAATATTGTAAATGTATCAATACTTTTATAATAATAGAGTTAGTTATAAAATGTATGTATCTAAAAAACAGTAAATTTTTTTATTATTTGCTTGATTATATTAATTAAACTTGCTTTTAATTTTTTATGTTGTTAAAATTAAAAGAACAGGAGATACTAAAAATGTTAAAGATAAGAAATCTTAGTAAAACTTTAATAAAAAACACCTTTGTATTATCTTTGCTTTTATATTTTTATTTGTCTACAATCTCTGAATTTGAAGTTTTTTTAAATAATAAAGCAAATATAATTTTTAATAGTTTTAATGTTTTTTTAAATACGATATTTATGTTTATTTTACTTCTTGTTCTAACAATTGAATTTAGTAAATTTATGTATTATATTGAGATAAATATAGGCAATACTAAAAATTTAAAATGAGTAATTAAAAGAGATAATTTAGTTTCCTTATCTAAATTAGCTGTTTTAACTTTTCCTTTTGCAGTTATTTATTTAGTTAAATTTTTTACAAAGCAAACAAGTGTATTAGAGTTTGAAATTATAATTTTATTTTATGCATCAGCTGCAGTTCTTTTAATAATTACTTTAATTACTATGTATATTGCCTATAGTTTTATTGTAAAAAGAAAATGAATTAATACTTATGAAAAAGAGTATAACTTTTTAATTGAATCAATTTATTTTAATTCAATGTTCCTTGATATTTTAAACTTTGATCAAGATAATTACTTTACTGAATTAAAAAAAGAAATTGATATATTTTTAGCAACTAAAAATGAAGAAAATAATATCTTATTTAATCATCATTTAGCAGTATTTCTAAATGATACAAAAAAGGCAACAACTCCACCTCTAATTTAATATATTTATTTGAAAAGCTATTTATTAGTAAACTATTTAAATAGTAATTTTTATTATACTCTATTTATATTTTTATGATATAAGAGTAATTTTTTAAATACCAAAATATATTAAAGAAGGAGAAAAAATATATGAAAAAATTATTAACAATATTAGCTGCAACAAGTTTGTTTGCAACTTCATCAATATCAGTTGTAGCATGTGGGGGAAATGTTGGTAAAGGTGGCGATGATGACACTCTTCCAAATGCAAATTTTGAATTAGATAAAAAAAATATTGATATTTATAGTAATGAAGTTGGTTATATAAATATAACTAACTGAAGTATTTTAAATACTAAATCAAGACCAAGTGTGTTTACTTATAATGAAGATGGCATAGTTCAGGTTACAAAAAGTTTAAAAGGTGATCAACTTGTAATTACACCATTATCACAAAAAGTTGGTTCAGTAAAAATAATAGTAGCTTCTGAAGTTCATTCAGTTGAAATAACAGTAGAGGTTAAAAAAATAGAACAAGAGTCTAAATTTAAGTTAGAAAAAAATTCTTTAAGTATGAAAACATCTTCATCAAGTTACATTAAAATTACCAATTGAGATGCTCTAGAAGAAAATGCAAAACCAGATAAATTTGAATTTGAAAATGAAGGACTGGCAAGCGCTTCTTTGGATAGTGCAAATAAAAGAATTAAAATAGAAACAGAATCACAAGGTGCTAATAATTTAAAATTAATAGTTACTTCAAAAGATAATAGTCACTTTGAAGAAATTTTAATTACTATTGAGGCTTCAAAGTTTAATTTAGCCCAAGAGGGTTTAATTTTAAATATAGCTGCAGGAAATATGCATAACGGTTTAATTGATTCAAGTATTGCTGTAGGAAAAGAAGGTTTTACAATAACTGATGAAGCCATTATTAATGGATTTAATACTATGAACAATTCAAATATAGATCAACAAGAGTTAGAAATTGATAGAGAAGGAGAAGGTACTACAGAGGGTAATAATGGAATTGGAACTTCTGTAATCATAAGAGCAAAAGCAAATAGTGAAGTTGTAGAAGGGGAAACACTTTTATTACTTAATCAAAATATTGATCCAAATGAGTATTTTGCAAATAAAAATTTAGGAGAAATTAGATTATTTGCAGGAGCTTATAATAGACTACCTGAAGTATTAGAATCAAAAGACGTTATAAGTTTAGGCGCAATTATTTTTGAACAAGTTGGTGCAAAAAACACTCAACTAGAATATGTAAAAGCGAACTTTATACAAAATCTTGGAGAAGCTGGTAAAGCAATTATGCAAAATGCCAAAACTACAGCAACTACTTTCCAAATTACAAATATGCCAACTCTTGGAGGAATATTTAAAGAGGGTATAGATGTGGAATTTACATATAAATTTGTATTAGAAGATAGAATAACATTATTTGAATCTTTACCTGAAAATAAGAAAGTACTTGTAGATGCAGATAAATTGACTGATAAATCTAAATCAGCTCAAAGAGGTGCTAAGGAACAAATTTATAATCAGTTAAGCGAAAAATTTAAAAATGAGATTAGCTTAAATCACTTTATTGAATTTACAAATATAATTTTTGATACCTATGAAGTTATTACTCCTGGAATAATTTCAACTAGTATTCCAGTGGACTTTAAATTTGATGTATTGCCTGGTTCAGATAAATTGTATGCCCATGATGGTGCCGCATGAAATGGTTATATTAATGCCAGTGGTGTGGCAGGTACTGCAACTGGTGGAGGTAATTTAGAAAAATATGAAGACAATAAAAAGTTTGATGAAAAATATACAGCAGGAATGGGAGGATTTACTCTTGGTGGATCTACTAGTGGTAATTTTTATCAAGGGCATAATATTATGGAGTTAAATCAGAAATTAACTACTCCAATTGAATATCAAACAGTGGGAAATGGAAAAACAAATAATTTAAACTTTAGTTTGGAAAATATGAAATCTGAATATAAAGTCACAGTTGAATCAAGTGATTCAAATGTGGCCTCTGTAAACTTAATAAAAAATGAGAATTACCAATATGTTATTGAACTTACAGGGAAGAAAAAAACTGGTGGTTTTTTGGGACCAAAAGAACCTACTATTAGTATTAAAG from Spiroplasma endosymbiont of Cantharis nigra includes the following:
- a CDS encoding lipoprotein; translation: MKKLLTILAATSLFATSSISVVACGGNVGKGGDDDTLPNANFELDKKNIDIYSNEVGYINITNWSILNTKSRPSVFTYNEDGIVQVTKSLKGDQLVITPLSQKVGSVKIIVASEVHSVEITVEVKKIEQESKFKLEKNSLSMKTSSSSYIKITNWDALEENAKPDKFEFENEGLASASLDSANKRIKIETESQGANNLKLIVTSKDNSHFEEILITIEASKFNLAQEGLILNIAAGNMHNGLIDSSIAVGKEGFTITDEAIINGFNTMNNSNIDQQELEIDREGEGTTEGNNGIGTSVIIRAKANSEVVEGETLLLLNQNIDPNEYFANKNLGEIRLFAGAYNRLPEVLESKDVISLGAIIFEQVGAKNTQLEYVKANFIQNLGEAGKAIMQNAKTTATTFQITNMPTLGGIFKEGIDVEFTYKFVLEDRITLFESLPENKKVLVDADKLTDKSKSAQRGAKEQIYNQLSEKFKNEISLNHFIEFTNIIFDTYEVITPGIISTSIPVDFKFDVLPGSDKLYAHDGAAWNGYINASGVAGTATGGGNLEKYEDNKKFDEKYTAGMGGFTLGGSTSGNFYQGHNIMELNQKLTTPIEYQTVGNGKTNNLNFSLENMKSEYKVTVESSDSNVASVNLIKNENYQYVIELTGKKKTGGFLGPKEPTISIKVNGFTTHTFKVKVN
- a CDS encoding RpiB/LacA/LacB family sugar-phosphate isomerase, coding for MNKIIVYINNKIDKEYENFLLENIKSQNFDITFQKEISIFNDLNKLSDNLNQKKLDRVIVIDDFGTLPFMIMAQKKGVVVAQISDYHSGKMTIQHNNSNVLSLGFSIIGKENMLNVIDAYLSATFEAGRHMVRINMLENMLEGQ
- a CDS encoding ATP-binding cassette domain-containing protein, whose protein sequence is MEILNISKIFKKNVGVKNVTLKINKGDLIGLIGPNGAGKTTLMKLIFGEIIPDKGVIKLQDDELLSYFPDSNNIPLNMKANEYIEYIGFLNSLSKKDVEESKEKLYKIFDFKVYENKYLKDLSAGLKKTLILIGTLIIKPNILFLDEPTANLDLESKINFLNVIRKLIDFNITIIFTTHLFEEIKGLINRVVLISDGIIKLDKKIDNNTNIEELYKSITNKKTVDLEEFGEFWGNKK
- a CDS encoding RpiB/LacA/LacB family sugar-phosphate isomerase, with the translated sequence MRIAIGCDHIVTDIKDKIIEMLKANKIEVIDCGTNDFNRTHYPIYGHQVAVNVVTKKADFGIVICGTGVGITNSAQKVKGARVVLAKDVLTAIDARQKYDANVVGFGGRIIGIGLMYEIIESFIQAKYLSKNDALINQINQIIEKENYDSKIFDEEKHKWDQGFYN
- a CDS encoding DeoR/GlpR family DNA-binding transcription regulator, with translation MKNHNKAERINIYLANLSDQINLNMKSFIEIGHDYNIPEITVRRDVKFLEKMGYIKIYMGLINFFRNKGYEITRAEKLQTNKEKKQKISIKANELINSSEIFVGPGTTCETFVRSITKTINVLYTNGMEIARIANNSPNVKNVVIIGGRLRPQSTAMCGPIANRILESLKFSQSFITVTNLDKNLYLYNNHEDEAEFVNNLINLTNETICLIDSTKISKVEKGNLICNIDRINILVLDEPLERDLLRKISITTKVV